Below is a genomic region from Argopecten irradians isolate NY chromosome 14, Ai_NY, whole genome shotgun sequence.
aaatttataataattatattgttttcgtaatattgaaattattttctgaTATTATGCTTTTCTTCTTGAGTGTCTGTTTTAGTCCCCTGTAAATGCTGTGAACCAATACACTTTCCTGGTGACTTAAATGCGTTTATATGCCCAACGACTTTTAATTTCGTGATAAACTCTCGTGTGTTtctatattaaaaatataatttcatgcGCATTAATTATCATATCGTCCGTGGAAAGCGAAAAATGTAATCACACGTTAAAATATAATGGTTTATAGTATCCCTGACATGATGAATACAAACGTCTGTCAACGTTTAGGTACCGTTATCGTACTCCGTATATGATTCGTTACAGCAAGACGTTAGTAATAATCTAAAAGagattaaaatattgtttgcaaacaattgtttttaatgttaGCTGTGGCAATATGTAGAATTCAGAGAAAGAGAAAAATCAAACTATTTTTGACGATGGATTGTGAGTTTAAGTATTGCTGACGACgaaaattgtgttttttctgcGTAATGTGAAATAGAAACTTGTTTTTTTGACAATGAAATAATAAGACTAATACAACCTTTACAATAATAAAAGGAAGCTGTTTTTGAGTCAGTATTTATAGCATTCACATGCGCATGCATTGCAATCTACAAGCATTGCATTCAAGAGGGAACATCGTATAAGAGGTTATgtaataatagaaataattcACACGAACTGTATGGTATAAAGCATTAGGCTCACAGAAAGTCGTGAGCATATCTAGTAGATCGGAGGGAAGCAGAGGGCCGAAGTATTCAGTAAAGCCCGTTATTTGAAGTCCATAGGAGCTATATCAGGAACATGGACGAATTCTGCCTTTTTTGTAACCGCCGATCTCATTTGTTTATCCGAGCCCGCGCCCGCGCTAAGGGTAGACAACTCTTATTGATCTTATACACTTAGCGAGCTATATGCATACATTTGTGTTTTGCCATTGCTTATCTAAATCTCTTGTAAATAACAACATCTTTAGATATGAATTACATATATGCATaagtattaaataaataatatattaccaattatgtatatattttttattcatgtgTAACATACATCTATAACTATACTTTTTAGAATATGttaaaacagttttgaaaaaTGGTTAGAGGGatcatgcgttaagattgaaacCGACTTCAGCATCAGCAGCACAGATCCATCATACAGGTGAAGACCATTGGGTAGTGTCAAGAGGAAGATTGTAGTGAGGTATATATACTTGATAGCTTGGTAGGTATAACTAGGCAGAAGGATCATTGTCAGCATCATTAGACATTCAGTTAACATCTACTTATGGGGAAAATAGTTAAATGTTACAGGCAATTTTACCAAGTGTACAACAACAGAAAAACGGCATTGACTATGGGGTTTTTGCAATAGCTAATTTAGTAGAGTTTTGTTTCAGTGGCTTTAAAGGTAATGACGATTTGGAATTCAATATAGATTTATGAGACAGCATCTAGTTTCTTGCATTTCGAATGGGGTTTTTACTAAATTTCCAAGGAAGAAGTTGACTAGGCATAGGAAAAAGAGAGTTGTTAAGGCCCTTACATATGATATCtttatacctacatgtatatcgttATAGAAATTACTATAGTTATCGAATATGTTCATAAGTATAAATaatctaaaataataaaatatatgggCTCTTTGTAGAACTGCGTCCCCGTCGCAGAGCCCAGTAACATTCTCGATAGAATGGCTTAATGTTCTACTTTCAGTAAAAGCTCGGAGTACAGACTTGTCTGCCCTCAGAGCGGGCTCGGGTAAACACACGAGATCGGCGAGGCCCGCGCTAGTAGACACGGTTAATAAAAAGGCAGAATTTGTTATCAAAAGATTTGTACtttatgttgaaataaacatatttgtaatCAGCTAGGTTTACTTGTTGTTGgaattataacaataattacaataaaagcTTACTTTTGAAATAATCTGCATAAAACCTTGAAACCCAACGCTTGAGCGCGGGGTAAATAAATGACACTTGACAAACTGAAATCGTCGATTTATAAAGTCCGAGTCATCTCATGTAACGTAACTTACACggaatgataacatataactcAAAGAATATATGTacaagaaattgttttaatgtagACTGTCCTTGAAGAGAAAAACGAAAATAAGCAAAGCTCGGCGTGGGTCTCCGGCGCGGCACGGGATACAAAATTTAGCCACCACCCGTTCTTATACATGTGTTTTGTGGGTGTAAGTGTGTGTTTGCTGTTCGTACTGTGTAGTTTGATATTCTATTTAAGCACAGTTTTGTCCAACTGGTTTCAACTTGTTCTAGAAGACTTTTACAGCCGGATGATCTACAGATCCTATGATACTGATGATGACCATATTCACCAATTTGATAATGGATAATTTCTACATAAATATTGATCTCCGGTATATATTTTTAGCTATCGGGAAAAATGTCAATGGTCAATATGCAGGCTTATATGtctatttttatatcatatcgtACTCATGTTTTGCTAACttatcatttttattgatttttgcactcttttattttatatctttgtAATGATGTAGAAAGTAATCCAGGTCCTGTGCAAAACCTTGATACGGTTCATCTAAATGTAAGATCTATTAGAAACAAAACCTCTTCAATAGAAGTTAAATTTGTAAATCATGATATAATATGCATTACTGAAACACACTTAAACCCATTAATCAATAACACTGATATACAATTACACTCATTAAATTCTAATCCATGCAGGAAAGATAGAATTGCTGGTCCAGTGGTGGGGTGatgatttattataaaaacatttagAAAGAGATGATGTAGAATTACTGTGGTCTGAAGTGttaattaaaaatcataagTTTCTGCTCGGTTGATTATATAGACCACCAGACAGTAATGTTGGCTACTGGAGTAAACTTGATAATACACTTAGTAAAGCTACTGATACTTCTATGGATGTTGTACTTACAGGTGATATTAATATAGATATGTTGAATTCACCACCAAATGACCCTCCATCTAGCCTTCTTATCAAACATAATTTACAAAGCTTTATAAATGAGCCCACACGAATAACACCTGACAGTGCCACATCCATAGATTTTATCTTTTCGAATGACAGAAACTTAATTAAAAGCACTTATGTATCATCGCCATTTTGTAGTGACCATTCTTTGGTTCATGCtattatttctttcaatatattTCAGCACACTAGTTACAAAAAGACCATCTTGAAATATGATGAAGCAGACTTTAATAACATGAACAGTGCAATTTTAAATATAGATTGGTTTAATTTATCTTTAGATTAACACACTGAAACATTTAATAACTCTATAATTAATTTGTTCTTACAGTTCAAGTCAACAATTTataaatttacaataaatattccCACAAAAGTTATAACAGTCCGACCAAACGATAAACCATGGATGAACAACACTATTCGACTTAAGAtgagacatagaaacagactaCACAAAATAgctaaaataaataacaatccTCATGTTTGGCATAGATATCGTATTTTAAGACAGGAAACTGTCGACTTGATCCGTGaagcaaaatcaaaatatattgaacaACTTGAAAACTCTCTGAATGATAATAAAGTCCCTCCAGACAAGTGGTGGAAAATAGCCAAATCTATCACCAACTTCACTAACAAATCTTCCTTTATTCCCCCTCTTGTATCTAATAATCAAGTTTTTAATCATCCAGTAGAAAAAGCTGAAATACTAAACAATCACTTCGCTAATATATCTACAACCTCACCAAACCTTGAGCTTCCCCAAACAGCAGAACGTATACAACTACTACCATTCTCACTTTCAAATATCCAAATAACACAACAAGATGTCCTTGACCAAATTAATACTTAGTCTATTGATTTTAACAAACCAGCTGGTCCTGATGGCATTattctaaaaataattaaaaaaaaacaactcaaTAATTCACTTGCACTTCCCCTCACACTTTTGTTTAATAAATCAATAGAATCAGGATTAGTGCCAATAACTGGAAGCAAGCTAATATTAATGCAatatacaaaggaaatgttctTCCAATGATGTTCTGAATTATAGACCAATTTCAATTACTTCCTGTTTTAGTAAagtgattgaaaaaaaatatgtttgaatatcTCTATAACTACCTTGtcgataattatataattaccagACATCAGTCAGGCTTTACACCAGATGACTTGACAGCTGACCATCAACttatagttttatatataattaaattatgatCTAGTAATAAGGATCAGTGAAAAGCGTTGTTGTTTTAGTGTTTTTTTGACATGTATTTGGAATAGCCTTTTGCTCGACACGAATGATAGCACCAGGGACTTCtatttaaaatttactaaaGATTATGGTAATACTGGAAATGTTGCAAAACTTTGAGGTCTTCAAAATTATAGTCTTTCTTATAGAATGCAATAGTAAGTACTGAgatatattttttcacaattcaTTAATGATAAACGATCTTGCAGTGGTACCCCAATGAATACTATGTTCTAGGGCCACTTCACTTTCTTCTTTACCATAAAGATAACCACAGAAAATATTCACTACTGACAATGATAATGCTATATATGCAGATGACGACTTCTCTTCTAATGATTATCTAAAGACATCAACCCAGCACGACAGGCGGCACGAAGAATTAACATCAGTCCTTACTAGCAAGTGATTGGGCACACACCTGGGACATAAAATTTAACCCTACTAAATCTGTAATCTTTTCCAGGAAAAGAAACACAAATCACCCTacaataaattttcaaaacagcCAAATCACTGACACTGCATTTCATACACATCCAGGGCTTACAACAGATGATGCAACATGAAATCAACACATCCACAACATATATGAAAAAGCTTACAAAAGACTCAACATTCTTCGCTACATAAAAACTAAAGTCAGTAGGAAAACATCACTTTTGTTATATACACCATTTATAAGGCAAATTTTAGAATACGCTGATATTGATTGGGATAACTGCACCCAAAAATCTACTGAACTTTTAGAATCCATTCAATTAGAAGCAGCAAGAATAATCACAGGCCTACGATCAGGCACTTCTCATATTAAACTTTATACCGAAATTGGTTGGGAATCTCTGGCTGCCGGAAAAGAGAAACACAAATACATCATGATGTATAAATTAATGCACGAGCTTTCCCCACAATACTTACAAGACATACTAATTCCCTTTACTAATAACCCTAATGAAAACCACTATTCTCTCCGTCATACTAGACAATTTAACCCCCCAATATGCAGGACTAACAGTTACTATTACAGCTTCTTTCTATTCATGTACCGCACTGTTAATACCTCTGATACTAATCTCTTGAACTCTCCTACACTTGCAAGATTCAAACTTTTATTAGATAAAGATAAAGTAACTGATATAATATCAGTTCAAACCTTTAAAACCAGAAAGGGAAAGAGGGCAAATATCATTCTTACGCAACTTAGAAATATTTGTAGTGATTTAAATCTAGATTTACACCATGATCATATAATTGATAATCCTTCATGTTGTTGCACTAATCCACTAGAAACAGTTTTCTCATTTATATACTTGGAATGTCGCCCATTTACCAATGGATATCCGGCAATGTGCAAAGATTACTCCGCAAAAAACCCTATGAAATAGGTATACCAAATACACGATAGGATGCAAATTATTAGTATATTGACACAATTTTTCTTGTATCGGATTTCCTATGATTTGTGGAATACACAGAGAGATAGCGATAATTAAGTTTAAGAATACATTAAGATAATCATTCAATAATTTCAATTAAGGGAAAGCTTTCAACGGtttaatatcttatataagGTCTTATAGTAAAGCCCCTTTATATGTTATCGCTAGGACTTTTTGGCATACAGAAGTATAACATATGCATATCAGAACAAAGAAACAAGTAATTTTTTGGTATAATGGCCTTGAAAATAAGTTTCGTGAGAACTATATTGGGGCGCTAACATATCTACTTTGTTATGTTCCTGTGTTTAAAGAATCTGATTTTCGATATATTTACGTTTATTTATTGCTTTTGTAGctaaaaaacattataatacaGTTTATgcataattattaatattattcattaaacataataaaaattaattatgtaataaattcaAAGCCAATAACAGTTTGGATGGTTATCGACACTGTTGACAAATACATGCCAATGTGTGACTTTTGGTCTCTCACAGTGTATATCGCACTGCCACTTTACAGTATATTTAATCCActataaaacaaatgttatatgCTCACATATAAACCATATTTAATAAGATAGcattatatattagataagaCAAATTTGGAAGTATTATGATTACACACTAATAATCCACAATCAGTTCTAGGattatacattgttgtgtaaGAGGTGTAGGAGTTACTATAGGTGGTACCTCGTAATGTGTTTTAAAGGATCCCTGAGTTATCCATCCCCtagaatgttttttttgtaattttttttcgcATTTTGCAGAAATTATTAATACTaacatacaataatgtataataGGAGTTACTTATAAAGCGAGAATCCCGGGCAGCCAATGGGAATAGAACTTAAATACAAAGACCTACCGCCTGTTAGTTATCGGCATTTTCCTTATAGTTGACCATGTGATCCAATGCAATAAGTCAAggtaaaatttgttaaaaaatagaaataaattgaactaattaaaattagattgaAAATTCACATAACACattgttacaaaaaataatgtatatgaAGCTTGTCTTTTTGGTTCCAAATCTGTTTAAAACACTCCACAAACATTAGGAAGCTGTCCTTTAGATCAGTTACAAATTTTAAGTCCGCGAAACCCAACCACCACGAACGTACTTTAAAATGGAAATGGCAAAATGACTTCGTTTTCagtatgtaaatgtaattaGAAGTTTTAATGATATCACGTGATTCACTTTACTTGAAACACGCCCCATGTGTTTGCTAGTTGCATGTTGTAAACAAAAGATGTATTGGATATAGTCGGATAAACACGGTCACCTTCACGTAAATACACAAAATCGAAAATGGTGCTCGAGTCATAGTCTTTTCTATGGCTGTGTAATAATGTGTCCTTTTCAAACAAAACAGAACCATTACGATAGTGTCTGTCTAGCGTGTGGAGATGCACGCGATGTATGACCTTGACCCGTTCCGGGTAGTTCTGATGTTGACTACTCAGGGTAATCATACTATACATTCCGTACGTCCCATTTGTCCGGATGGTAACCGACCCATTACTTTCTATTCCCTTGCGATGGAAATCCGGAGTCCATCTCAAGTTACCGTCTGGGCAGCCGGAAAGCGTAAAGTGTTCACAGTTCGTCCTGTAATGGCTTCTCAATCGTGATCTGGTTTTCGGTCTGATGATGTCATGTTGACGTTGTAAACCACTCATCTATTTACGATAATAGAATAGGGTGAGGGAATAATACATCACCACTtcttactgtaaaccaagtttATTTCGCGGCTACTTAATTTAGCGATTTACATTTTCAAGTTTGCGAAAATTAATGTTCGCGGATTAAAAGAATGAACTGAAGTTTTATCAGTATAGTTCAGGCAGATATTTAAATTTATGCACGAAGATCCATTAGCTTTAGCAAATTTCCTTGGATAATGAAaatcgcgaaagtaaatcgtacGCGAAAGGagtttggtttacagtaactCTATTTGATTACAGTCTGACACAAATTGATTGAGCATTATCAATGGAGACTCCAAAGATACATCGTTTGTTACAGTCCTGTAATTAAGCTAATGTGTTTAGATAATTCTCCATCGACGATACCCACATTAACAATGACAAAAACAAAGTCGGCTAACCAATCTATAGGATGAATAATTTACTACCaatttttttttcgggacgtaatgatatttttttagatatttttatcttgaaataagaGAAGAAGCTATACCTTTTCAAaggttataatgatataaagtaGATAAACAACATTGTATTAAACAACAGATTATTGGCTATATTTTAGGTACTATattttatggtgaaaatatGTTATGACGCAGTATGTAgcgtaagtttttttttctgaatacgAATGAGAAATGGAGTTTAAGTTTTGGGATAAACAAGTTCTCCAACGCGTGACTgttatttatcatgtttatctaaactgatgttagttaattttcaaattttaaaaagacaCGCGCTAGAGATGATGtcgtttaaattttttaaaattgacCAAGTCGATTTTAATAATCATGATAAACAACATGCAGTCACGTGTTGTGAAACTCTATTTATCTAATCGATGGAGAGTTCACTAGTCAGTTGATATTGCAAactaatattaattatataaatatatatttaatcttATTAAACTATGTAGATATGTATTTAATCTTATAATGCATGTGATCAGTACATTAACTTGAATTGTAACACTATCGAAATATTGCGGTTATCGAGCATTTAATAACCTcgtgttttgtgttatttatatCTGATTGAACCTTGATAGCACATTACATCGTCCAAACTTCATGGTTTTAGTAGTGTTACTCTTAAGGTACTTGTTTGGACACAatcacaataaaacagagtTGGTTACACACCGGATAGCGGGCAATAATTTGcttcaaaatttacaaataaaaatataaacataatatagGAAAGCAATTTGCGTGATCAAAGTTTAAGCGCAAATTATCTTTTATTGTCGCTTATTGCATGTTTCTATGTGACCAATGTGTGCTAAATGTAAATACTGCATAGTTAAGGTATTGGGTTCGTCATTATGAAGTCTAATGCTGGTAAGATTTAATATCAGTTCAATCTCCACTCTTTTCTGAATAGATTTAGTGCTCTGTCTTATCAAATACCGGTACCAAACGAAACCAATTTAATTTATTCTGCactatttatttgattaatttattgataaacaagatatcccagaaggatcttggtgcccaccaaagaattatctatgtctgacaatggaaaaacAGATCTTTCCTCTGCTTTTTtgctcaaactttttcaaacatactacatataaaatttgagacagatcgcttcagtactttctgagatatagcggtaacaatcttcaactatcaaaatacaagatggctgcttggcggctatcttgttgacagatcggtcccaaatcgcaatatgcacaactagggccccagaggaacctacatatgaaatttgagactgATCCATTTAGCACGGACGAACCAAGGATTTGAACTAAAAACCATAACAAGATAACGagaaatttcaattcaatctGCACGTGTTTTGTTCATCATTAAAAAccaaaagtaaacaaaacatcaatCCTCGCAATGAATTTAGTTGATTGTTCTATTGCTCAGTAAAACATATGACCAATAACGCTCTACTTACCAGTTTCACCAATGTGATATAGCTGTCGCGTTGTATTAACGTACATGGAGTAGATCGGTTACAGTTTACATATGTCACTGCTGTCCGAGAGGTGGTGTTACCCTGTTCCAGACTGTTCGAGGTGTCCAGTAGATGATTTACAGTATAGATGACCAGGATGACCTCAGCTAGGAACAGGGATACCCCAATACAGGTATAAACTTTATAGCGGGCCCTACGTAACGTACCGCCAGCTGGTTCGGGTACGGATTTAGTGTTAACGGGGTCCAATGGAACGGATgtctcttcttcttcttcttctttagGTATCCGCCATCCGTCAATAGGGACGATTATAGGCGAGGCGATTCGGCACAGTGGCGTGGTCAAGGGGGTTATATACAGTGCATCATTGTCACTGCCCTCCATGTTTACCAACAGTATCTGTT
It encodes:
- the LOC138307005 gene encoding uncharacterized protein, giving the protein MLNFPLTLVKYPVTVTYKVLEGHHITALRQSLGHISVRGTIITDNVIVSCHTNKPQSTADNDKLRYILHVRPVILYSKQILLVNMEGSDNDALYITPLTTPLCRIASPIIVPIDGWRIPKEEEEEETSVPLDPVNTKSVPEPAGGTLRRARYKVYTCIGVSLFLAEVILVIYTVNHLLDTSNSLEQGNTTSRTAVTYVNCNRSTPCTLIQRDSYITLVKLMSGLQRQHDIIRPKTRSRLRSHYRTNCEHFTLSGCPDGNLRWTPDFHRKGIESNGSVTIRTNGTYGMYSMITLSSQHQNYPERVKVIHRVHLHTLDRHYRNGSVLFEKDTLLHSHRKDYDSSTIFDFVYLREGDRVYPTISNTSFVYNMQLANTWGVFQVK